The Paenibacillus sp. FSL R7-0204 genome includes a region encoding these proteins:
- a CDS encoding ABC transporter ATP-binding protein: protein MSEQNKAMKPPARRHGGFGPGPGGPGMGMPPEKAKDFKGTLRRLVRYLRPRQVQLIIVFVMAIASTVFSIFSPKVMGKATTKLFEGAYGKMMDVPGAAIDFGYVNDILILLAGLYLFSALFSYIQQYVMAGVAQKVVYDMREQINSKLERLPLKYFDSRTHGEILSRATNDVDNISTTLQQSLTQLITSIVTIVGVIVMMLTISPWLTLITIVTLPLSFVVIMLITKRSQTYFVGQQKSLGQLNGHVEEMYTGHRIIKAFGREKNSLKDFNAINEDLYNSGWRSQFISGIIMPLMMFIGNLGYVLVCVVGGIFVTKKAIDVGDIQAFIQYSRQFTMPITQTANIANIIQSTIASAERVFELLDEEEEVPEVAATLAKRSAAAEEGSVEFRHVQFGYKPGELLIEDMNIEVTPGQTIAIVGPTGAGKTTLINLLMRFYEISGGEIVIGGVNITDMKRSELRSKFGMVLQDTWLFNGTIRDNIAYGREGATEADVVRAAKAAHADHFIRTLPLGYDTILNEEASNISQGQKQLLTIARAILADPSILILDEATSSVDTRTEVQIQKAMNTLMHGRTSFVIAHRLSTIKDADLILVMNQGSVIEKGTHVELLEAGGFYADLYNSQFSGDDLPDAG from the coding sequence ATGAGTGAGCAGAACAAAGCAATGAAGCCGCCCGCCCGCAGACACGGCGGATTCGGCCCCGGCCCGGGCGGACCCGGCATGGGTATGCCTCCCGAGAAGGCGAAGGATTTCAAGGGTACCCTGCGCCGCCTGGTCCGGTATTTGCGCCCGCGCCAGGTACAGCTGATTATCGTATTCGTAATGGCGATTGCCAGTACCGTATTCAGTATTTTCAGCCCTAAGGTTATGGGGAAGGCAACGACCAAGCTGTTCGAAGGCGCTTATGGCAAGATGATGGACGTGCCTGGGGCGGCGATTGATTTTGGCTATGTGAATGATATTCTGATCCTGCTGGCAGGTCTGTATCTGTTCAGTGCGCTGTTCAGTTATATCCAGCAGTATGTCATGGCTGGTGTGGCGCAGAAGGTTGTATACGATATGCGCGAGCAGATTAACAGCAAGCTGGAGCGGCTGCCGCTGAAATATTTCGATTCCCGGACCCACGGGGAGATTCTCAGCCGGGCGACCAATGATGTGGATAATATCAGTACCACCCTGCAGCAGAGCTTGACCCAGCTGATCACCTCCATTGTGACGATTGTCGGGGTTATTGTGATGATGCTGACGATCAGTCCGTGGCTGACCCTGATCACGATCGTTACGCTGCCGCTGAGCTTCGTGGTGATTATGCTGATCACCAAGCGCTCCCAGACCTATTTCGTCGGACAGCAGAAATCGCTGGGCCAGCTGAATGGTCATGTGGAGGAGATGTATACCGGGCACCGGATCATTAAGGCTTTTGGACGGGAAAAGAACTCCCTGAAGGACTTCAATGCCATCAATGAGGACCTGTATAACTCCGGCTGGCGCTCCCAGTTCATCTCCGGGATTATTATGCCGCTGATGATGTTCATCGGGAACCTGGGGTACGTGCTGGTATGTGTGGTCGGCGGGATCTTCGTGACCAAAAAAGCGATCGACGTCGGCGACATTCAGGCATTCATCCAGTATTCGCGCCAGTTCACCATGCCGATTACACAGACTGCGAATATTGCCAACATCATTCAGTCCACCATCGCTTCGGCAGAACGTGTATTTGAACTGCTGGATGAGGAAGAGGAAGTCCCTGAAGTGGCGGCTACACTGGCGAAACGTTCAGCAGCTGCAGAAGAGGGCTCTGTGGAATTCCGTCACGTGCAGTTCGGCTACAAGCCGGGTGAACTCCTGATTGAAGACATGAACATCGAGGTCACTCCGGGACAGACCATTGCGATTGTAGGGCCAACCGGAGCCGGCAAAACCACGCTGATCAACCTGCTCATGCGCTTCTATGAGATCAGCGGCGGGGAGATTGTTATTGGCGGTGTGAACATCACCGATATGAAGCGCAGCGAGCTGCGCAGCAAATTCGGTATGGTGCTCCAGGATACCTGGCTGTTCAACGGGACCATCCGCGATAATATCGCTTACGGCCGGGAAGGGGCTACGGAGGCTGATGTGGTGCGGGCAGCCAAGGCTGCGCATGCCGATCACTTCATCCGTACGCTGCCGCTCGGGTATGACACGATTCTGAATGAAGAGGCCTCCAACATCTCCCAGGGTCAAAAGCAGCTGCTTACCATCGCCCGGGCGATTCTGGCAGATCCGTCCATCCTTATTCTGGATGAAGCAACCAGCAGCGTAGATACGCGGACAGAGGTGCAGATCCAGAAGGCGATGAACACGCTGATGCACGGCAGAACCAGCTTTGTGATCGCTCACCGCCTGTCCACCATCAAGGACGCCGATCTGATCCTAGTGATGAACCAGGGCAGCGTCATTGAGAAGGGCACCCATGTGGAACTGCTGGAAGCCGGCGGCTTCTATGCCGATCTCTATAACAGCCAGTTCTCCGGGGATGACCTGCCAGACGCAGGCTGA
- a CDS encoding 3-ketoacyl-ACP reductase: protein MDLRGTSIVITGAGKGIGKALAMALAKEGANLGLISRTSADLEALKAALTEVYDIKVSIAVADIAVREEAERAVVALQKDLGPFDALINNAGIAQFGTFLEMDPADWERHMQINLFGAYYVTRASLPAMIERSSGNIINISSTAGERGFATGSAYCASKFALMGMTESLAMEVRKHNIRVVALTPSTVNTGLASDAGLKIGDEDRMMQPEDVAELTLAALKLPDRVFLKTAGIWTTNPQ from the coding sequence ATGGATTTGAGAGGAACCAGTATTGTCATTACAGGTGCAGGCAAGGGAATCGGCAAGGCGCTCGCTATGGCGCTCGCTAAGGAAGGTGCCAACCTGGGACTAATCTCCAGAACCTCAGCGGATCTGGAGGCGCTGAAGGCGGCGTTGACCGAGGTGTACGACATCAAGGTAAGTATCGCCGTCGCCGATATTGCAGTCCGTGAAGAAGCAGAGCGGGCGGTAGTAGCCCTGCAGAAGGATCTTGGACCCTTCGACGCGCTTATTAACAACGCCGGGATCGCCCAGTTCGGCACGTTCCTGGAGATGGACCCGGCAGACTGGGAACGGCATATGCAGATCAACCTGTTCGGGGCCTATTATGTAACCCGCGCGTCCCTGCCTGCGATGATTGAGCGTTCGAGCGGAAATATCATTAACATCTCCTCCACAGCAGGAGAACGCGGCTTCGCCACAGGCTCCGCCTACTGTGCCTCCAAGTTTGCTCTAATGGGCATGACGGAGTCACTGGCGATGGAGGTACGCAAGCATAATATCCGTGTCGTAGCGCTGACCCCAAGCACAGTTAATACAGGCCTTGCTTCCGATGCGGGTCTTAAGATCGGGGACGAGGACCGGATGATGCAGCCGGAGGACGTTGCAGAGCTTACGCTCGCTGCGCTTAAGCTGCCTGACCGCGTCTTCTTGAAGACGGCAGGCATCTGGACCACGAATCCGCAATAA
- a CDS encoding GerAB/ArcD/ProY family transporter has protein sequence MAKSRYFYCLFLMNSLINIINFTPRELIDARFDGAQSSILVAVVTGTLFIYLFTKVIHKFPGQGLPEILRSALPKLLASPLILAFAVLWYMAGALIILSFVDITLRFISPDTDPTAVLLGFLAVVCLCSRIDSLSLLYGLEVMLSITLPLILYSTVKALVNPNFSWDAVLQVMTHALHAPDLNSVAAATFTFSGYINLAIFNRVFHGLKLKHVWILSLEGLLVLAITFFVPIGYHGTVGIERHVYTWFTTADSIHIEAFLIERMLFIFYFAYSTLSLVSAIIQWHVGKELLFSLLPSAADKPKTRLWQESIILGLFAVGTMFLMRLDQYELNMLGVMLLHVRWYGELLMILLLFWCYWVVVRRRRA, from the coding sequence ATGGCGAAGAGCCGCTATTTCTATTGTCTGTTTCTCATGAATTCCCTAATCAATATCATCAACTTCACCCCCCGGGAGCTGATCGATGCCCGCTTCGATGGCGCGCAGTCCTCCATTCTCGTTGCGGTGGTTACAGGGACCCTGTTCATCTATCTGTTCACTAAGGTGATACATAAATTCCCCGGGCAGGGACTGCCGGAGATTCTGAGATCGGCCCTGCCCAAGCTGCTGGCTTCTCCGCTGATTCTAGCATTTGCAGTGCTCTGGTATATGGCCGGGGCGCTGATTATCCTGTCGTTTGTGGATATTACCCTGCGGTTCATCAGCCCGGATACAGACCCTACAGCAGTCCTGCTGGGGTTCCTGGCGGTGGTCTGCCTATGCTCACGCATAGATTCGCTGTCGCTGCTCTATGGCCTGGAGGTGATGCTCAGCATCACGCTGCCCTTGATTCTGTATTCGACCGTCAAGGCGCTGGTGAATCCGAATTTTAGCTGGGATGCGGTATTGCAGGTGATGACCCATGCCTTGCACGCCCCGGATTTGAACAGTGTTGCGGCTGCGACGTTTACATTCAGCGGCTATATTAATTTAGCCATCTTCAACCGGGTATTTCATGGCTTGAAGCTGAAGCATGTGTGGATTCTGAGCCTGGAGGGCCTGCTGGTGCTGGCGATCACTTTTTTTGTGCCCATCGGCTATCATGGGACGGTTGGCATTGAACGGCATGTATATACATGGTTCACCACGGCGGATAGTATCCACATTGAGGCATTTTTGATCGAGCGGATGCTCTTTATCTTTTATTTTGCGTATAGCACGCTGTCGCTGGTCAGTGCGATTATCCAGTGGCATGTCGGCAAGGAGCTGCTCTTCAGCCTGCTTCCGTCTGCGGCAGACAAGCCCAAAACCAGGCTGTGGCAGGAGAGCATCATTCTGGGCCTGTTCGCTGTAGGCACTATGTTCCTGATGCGGTTGGATCAATATGAACTTAACATGCTGGGAGTCATGCTGCTGCATGTGCGCTGGTACGGGGAGCTGCTGATGATCCTGCTGTTGTTCTGGTGCTATTGGGTAGTCGTAAGGAGGCGCAGAGCATGA
- a CDS encoding FAD-dependent oxidoreductase, which yields MHSQEHRPQGLPQFPESLWLGSTGLPSFPRLAEDHVTDIAIVGAGVAGITTAYLLSRAGYKVTLLEAGKILAGATGNTSAKISAQHGMIYSDLMKHFGEEQARMYYQSNSEAMEWMIATAEELDLSCGMKREAAYLYADQGDEKTLKALNKEFQAYGKLRLPGEWLDQVPLPLRAGGAIRMPDQARFHPLEYLKGLLQAVLDRGGTVFEHTMIGEKVDTDGQLTLHTEGEKFQIRCRHAVSASHFPFYDGGSLYFSRLHAERSYCLAFEPETDYEGGMYLSAGEPTRSLRAVEWGGRKLVIAGGENHKTGQGICTFGHYENLERFAGELLGIRSIPFRWSTQDLITLDRVPYIGKRAGDEEVYIATGFGKWGMTNGTVAARLISDGILGSSNPYTGLYDPSRFKAVPAIKNFIVQNFSVAKELVAGKVEIVHTKTKDLEPDQGAVVFHDGKRVGAYRDPEGQLHLVDRTCTHMGCECEWNDAERSWDCPCHGSRFSYEGDVLEGPATVPLKTITPED from the coding sequence ATGCACTCGCAGGAGCACCGCCCGCAAGGTCTTCCCCAATTTCCGGAATCGTTATGGCTCGGCAGCACCGGGCTACCGTCTTTTCCGAGACTTGCGGAAGATCATGTCACAGACATAGCCATCGTAGGGGCAGGAGTTGCCGGGATTACCACAGCTTATCTGCTGTCCAGGGCCGGTTATAAAGTCACCCTGCTCGAAGCGGGAAAGATCCTCGCCGGAGCTACCGGCAACACCAGCGCCAAGATCTCCGCCCAGCACGGGATGATCTATAGTGATCTGATGAAGCATTTCGGCGAGGAGCAGGCCCGGATGTATTATCAGTCGAACAGCGAGGCCATGGAGTGGATGATTGCCACAGCGGAGGAGCTGGACCTGTCCTGCGGGATGAAGCGGGAGGCGGCCTACCTGTATGCGGATCAAGGCGACGAGAAGACGCTGAAGGCGCTGAATAAGGAATTCCAGGCTTATGGCAAGCTGAGACTGCCCGGAGAGTGGCTGGATCAGGTACCCCTGCCGCTGCGCGCGGGCGGGGCCATCCGGATGCCGGATCAGGCCCGTTTTCACCCGCTGGAGTATCTGAAGGGTCTGTTGCAGGCGGTTCTGGACAGGGGCGGCACTGTATTTGAGCATACGATGATCGGAGAGAAAGTGGATACAGACGGACAGTTAACCCTGCATACTGAAGGAGAGAAGTTCCAGATCCGCTGCCGCCATGCCGTGTCGGCTTCCCACTTCCCCTTCTATGACGGCGGGTCCCTCTACTTCTCGCGGCTGCATGCCGAACGCTCCTACTGTCTGGCGTTCGAGCCGGAGACGGATTATGAGGGCGGCATGTATCTGAGTGCCGGTGAACCAACCCGCTCGCTGCGGGCAGTGGAATGGGGCGGCCGGAAGCTGGTCATTGCCGGAGGAGAGAACCATAAGACCGGTCAAGGCATTTGTACGTTCGGCCATTATGAGAATCTGGAGCGGTTCGCCGGGGAGCTGCTGGGCATCCGCAGTATTCCGTTCCGCTGGTCCACCCAGGATCTGATCACGCTGGACCGGGTTCCTTATATCGGCAAGCGCGCCGGGGATGAGGAGGTCTATATCGCCACCGGCTTCGGGAAATGGGGCATGACGAACGGAACCGTGGCTGCCCGCCTGATCTCAGATGGCATTCTGGGGAGCAGCAACCCCTACACCGGGTTATATGATCCCTCACGCTTCAAGGCGGTACCTGCCATCAAGAACTTCATCGTGCAGAACTTCTCGGTCGCCAAGGAGCTGGTCGCCGGAAAAGTGGAGATTGTGCACACCAAGACGAAGGATCTGGAGCCGGATCAGGGTGCCGTGGTCTTCCATGACGGCAAACGTGTGGGTGCCTACCGCGACCCCGAGGGCCAATTGCATCTTGTGGACAGAACCTGTACCCACATGGGCTGTGAATGCGAATGGAATGACGCCGAGCGCTCCTGGGATTGCCCGTGTCACGGCTCCCGCTTCTCCTACGAAGGCGATGTGCTTGAAGGTCCCGCGACCGTACCGCTTAAGACAATTACGCCGGAAGACTAA
- a CDS encoding spore germination protein, with protein sequence MSEQQHKQEASLEWIRSQLSGFADLEDKSMSVPAGELRLLYIKSVTDAQAISRNLIAPFYEMNNPAAYYSYLAGYPGSEEVAEGARALELLLSGYACISRLGKLCFFDVIKSEVSAISETITESISQGPSDALGESLAVNLNMIRRRYQSSALKMEFTVIGHVSKTKVAILYDKDRVNQEVLAELHEKLDSLKLDVLQAAGELEKYISSDKLRIFPKTIVTERPDRVVFNLAEGKVALLLDTTGYAIVLPSIFNDFFTAMDDKIHLPFVGRFLKLLRIMGVAMTLWLPALYIAFTSYNPEIVRVQIALLIGGSRATVPYPSFVEVLLMMLMMEFLNEASLRLPRAIGPTATTVGGLILGQAATAAGLIGNIMIILVSVVAISNFLVPLNMMSFSIRVLKYFFVVAAAILGLVGVVVCLVGFTMYLCSQRSFSQPYFKMFALDTLGAALKKKRRGP encoded by the coding sequence ATGTCCGAGCAACAGCATAAGCAGGAAGCTTCCCTGGAGTGGATCAGAAGCCAGCTAAGCGGATTCGCCGATCTGGAGGACAAGAGCATGTCCGTTCCGGCCGGGGAGCTCAGGCTGCTGTATATCAAAAGCGTGACGGATGCACAGGCGATCAGCCGGAATCTCATTGCACCGTTCTATGAGATGAACAATCCCGCAGCGTATTACAGCTACCTCGCCGGTTACCCCGGTAGTGAGGAGGTCGCGGAGGGAGCGCGCGCGCTGGAGCTTCTGCTCAGCGGATATGCCTGTATAAGCAGGCTGGGCAAGCTCTGCTTCTTCGATGTGATTAAGTCCGAGGTCAGCGCGATTAGCGAGACGATTACGGAGAGCATCAGCCAAGGCCCTTCCGATGCGCTGGGGGAGAGCCTGGCGGTCAATCTGAACATGATCCGGCGGCGTTATCAATCCTCTGCGCTCAAGATGGAATTCACCGTGATCGGCCATGTATCCAAAACCAAGGTGGCGATTCTCTATGACAAGGACCGGGTGAATCAAGAGGTTCTGGCGGAGCTGCACGAGAAGCTGGACTCGCTTAAGCTGGATGTCCTGCAGGCTGCCGGTGAGCTGGAGAAGTATATCAGCAGCGACAAGCTGCGCATTTTTCCCAAGACGATTGTTACCGAGCGCCCGGACCGGGTTGTATTTAATCTGGCCGAAGGCAAGGTAGCGCTCCTGCTGGATACTACCGGGTACGCGATTGTGCTCCCCTCCATATTCAATGATTTCTTCACCGCGATGGATGACAAAATCCACCTTCCGTTCGTAGGCCGCTTCCTGAAGCTGCTGCGCATCATGGGGGTGGCGATGACGCTGTGGCTGCCGGCCCTGTACATTGCCTTCACCTCCTACAATCCGGAGATTGTGCGTGTGCAAATTGCCCTGCTGATCGGCGGAAGCCGCGCGACGGTGCCGTATCCTTCATTCGTTGAGGTACTTCTGATGATGCTGATGATGGAATTCCTGAACGAGGCCAGCTTGCGGTTGCCCAGGGCGATTGGCCCGACGGCCACGACGGTCGGCGGGCTGATTCTCGGACAAGCGGCTACAGCAGCGGGGCTAATCGGGAATATTATGATTATTCTTGTCTCCGTAGTGGCCATATCCAATTTCCTGGTGCCGCTGAATATGATGAGCTTCTCGATCCGTGTCCTGAAATATTTCTTTGTCGTCGCTGCGGCCATCTTGGGGCTGGTCGGTGTCGTCGTCTGTCTGGTGGGCTTCACAATGTATTTATGCAGCCAGCGCAGCTTCAGCCAGCCGTATTTTAAGATGTTTGCCCTCGATACACTGGGAGCTGCCCTGAAGAAGAAAAGAAGGGGTCCATAA
- a CDS encoding MMPL family transporter, whose translation MKGMSGYGKWVAGSKTKWITLLVWIALVGVLTMLWPSVNSQVANNASNLPEDSQSVRALVVAEREFPAGSGVPALLVWHRDGGISEEDLVHITALYGKLEQQPLAHQNFVPPLGKLPPQALQASLSEDRSTLVTPVLFDKTADSDQLGESLKSLKELVRTETGTDPSAAKPDSRDLSLRVSGPVGISVDATGLFKNADVSLLIATVILVLVFLLLIYRSPILALIPLVAVGFAYGVTSPVLGLMAREGWITVDSQAVSIMTVLLFGAGTDYCLFLISRFRQMLKVEENKGRALLSAISHSSGAIAMSGFTVVLALFALLLAKYGAYHRFAVPFSVSILIMGVASLTLVPALLAIFGRTSFFPFVPRTPQMEAERAKAKGRPVPQPQPARRKGIGYLVVSRPWAIVGITVVLLGVLASFSSGIKFTYDILSSFPKTMESREGFDLIGKQFSPGELAPAKLMVDTEGLSGGEDLKSVLSSLSYVDVVSDPQQGAVNPKITAYDIEFKDNPYSIEAMDHIPALQATVESALTESGIENAQDKVWISGQTATQHDTKELGERDTDLIIPVVIGLITVLLLVYLRSVVATVYLVGTVILSFFSALGLGWIIIHYVLGADAIQGSIPLYSFVFLVALGEDYNIFMISNIWKKRKHMPLKQAIAEGVNETGSVITSAGLILAGTFAVLASLPIQVLVQFGIITAIGVLLDTFVVRPFLVPAITVLFGRVAFWPGKHQEISEASASDTQQ comes from the coding sequence ATGAAAGGTATGTCGGGCTACGGAAAATGGGTAGCAGGGAGCAAGACCAAATGGATCACTCTGCTGGTGTGGATTGCACTGGTCGGGGTGCTTACAATGCTATGGCCTTCGGTGAATTCACAGGTTGCCAATAATGCCTCCAATCTGCCGGAGGATTCACAATCGGTGCGGGCATTGGTCGTTGCCGAGAGAGAATTCCCGGCCGGAAGCGGAGTGCCGGCACTGCTCGTATGGCATCGTGACGGAGGAATCTCAGAGGAGGACCTCGTACATATAACCGCATTATACGGCAAGCTTGAGCAGCAGCCTCTTGCGCATCAGAACTTCGTTCCGCCCCTGGGCAAGCTGCCGCCGCAGGCGCTGCAGGCGTCCTTGTCGGAGGACCGGAGCACGCTCGTCACTCCGGTGCTGTTCGACAAGACGGCGGACAGCGACCAGCTCGGGGAGTCGCTCAAGAGCCTGAAGGAGCTGGTCCGGACGGAGACGGGGACTGACCCGTCTGCCGCTAAGCCGGACAGCAGAGACTTAAGCCTGCGCGTATCCGGCCCGGTTGGAATCTCGGTAGATGCTACAGGGCTATTCAAGAATGCCGATGTGTCGCTGCTGATTGCCACCGTCATTCTGGTGCTGGTCTTCCTGCTGCTGATCTATCGTTCACCCATTCTGGCGTTGATTCCGCTGGTTGCTGTAGGATTTGCTTATGGCGTAACCAGCCCGGTGCTTGGTCTGATGGCCAGAGAAGGCTGGATTACAGTGGATTCGCAGGCGGTCTCAATTATGACAGTGCTGCTCTTCGGGGCAGGGACAGACTATTGCCTGTTCCTGATCTCGCGCTTCCGCCAGATGCTGAAGGTAGAGGAGAATAAAGGGCGTGCACTGCTGAGCGCCATTTCCCACTCCTCCGGGGCGATTGCGATGAGCGGCTTCACCGTGGTGCTGGCCCTCTTCGCTCTGTTGCTGGCCAAATACGGCGCGTACCACCGGTTTGCAGTGCCGTTCAGCGTATCCATTCTGATTATGGGAGTAGCCAGTCTGACCCTGGTTCCGGCCTTGCTTGCGATCTTTGGACGGACCTCCTTCTTCCCGTTCGTACCGCGCACGCCGCAGATGGAAGCAGAGCGGGCCAAGGCTAAGGGCAGACCGGTGCCGCAGCCGCAGCCTGCCCGCCGCAAAGGAATCGGATACCTGGTGGTATCCCGCCCGTGGGCCATTGTCGGAATCACGGTAGTGCTTCTGGGAGTGCTGGCCTCATTCTCCAGCGGAATTAAGTTCACCTATGATATTCTGTCGTCGTTCCCGAAGACTATGGAGTCGCGGGAAGGCTTCGACCTGATCGGCAAGCAATTCTCCCCTGGTGAGCTGGCACCCGCCAAGCTGATGGTCGATACGGAAGGGTTATCCGGCGGGGAAGACCTGAAATCCGTGCTGAGCAGCCTGTCCTACGTGGATGTGGTCTCAGATCCGCAGCAGGGTGCCGTCAACCCGAAGATTACTGCCTATGATATCGAGTTCAAGGACAATCCGTATTCGATTGAGGCGATGGACCATATCCCGGCACTTCAGGCTACGGTTGAGTCGGCCCTGACGGAATCCGGGATTGAGAACGCGCAGGATAAGGTATGGATCAGCGGCCAGACTGCTACCCAGCACGATACCAAGGAGCTTGGAGAACGGGATACTGATCTGATCATACCGGTCGTTATCGGCCTGATTACGGTGCTGCTGCTGGTCTATCTCAGATCTGTGGTAGCCACAGTATATCTAGTGGGGACGGTAATCCTGTCATTCTTCTCGGCACTGGGCCTGGGCTGGATCATCATTCATTATGTGCTTGGAGCAGATGCGATTCAGGGCTCCATTCCGCTATATTCCTTCGTCTTCCTGGTGGCACTCGGGGAGGATTACAACATCTTCATGATCTCGAATATCTGGAAAAAGCGTAAGCATATGCCGCTGAAGCAGGCGATTGCAGAAGGTGTGAATGAGACCGGCTCGGTCATTACCTCCGCCGGACTTATCCTGGCCGGTACGTTCGCCGTGCTGGCAAGCCTTCCAATTCAAGTTCTGGTTCAGTTCGGGATCATCACTGCGATCGGTGTCCTGCTGGATACCTTCGTTGTCCGTCCGTTCCTGGTCCCGGCCATCACCGTCCTCTTTGGCCGCGTGGCCTTCTGGCCAGGCAAGCATCAGGAGATCAGCGAAGCCTCTGCTTCGGATACACAGCAATAA
- a CDS encoding Fur family transcriptional regulator has translation MRTLNLTSQRQAVYDIVRNSHDHPTAAEVMNRLVEQGHNLAYGTVYNSLRYLTDKQMIRELKLGEAASRYDARLDDHQHIVCEICGAVDEVMSQVPQEWSDSVAADTGYSITHTHVVFGGVCPACQSKNSRQN, from the coding sequence ATGAGAACCCTGAACCTTACCTCTCAGCGTCAAGCCGTATACGATATCGTCCGCAATTCCCATGATCACCCTACCGCTGCCGAAGTCATGAACCGGCTGGTCGAGCAGGGGCATAACCTGGCCTATGGAACGGTCTACAATTCCCTGCGCTATCTTACAGATAAGCAGATGATCCGCGAGCTGAAGCTGGGCGAGGCGGCCAGCCGCTATGACGCCCGTCTGGACGACCACCAGCATATTGTCTGTGAAATCTGCGGTGCTGTGGATGAAGTAATGAGCCAAGTCCCGCAGGAGTGGAGCGATTCGGTAGCGGCGGATACGGGCTATTCGATCACTCATACGCATGTGGTATTCGGTGGCGTATGCCCGGCCTGCCAGAGCAAGAATTCACGCCAGAACTAG
- a CDS encoding antibiotic biosynthesis monooxygenase, with product MLVVTNTIKIKEGHGEALASRFSADNGVQSIPGFIRMEVWHAAPKEGVEELKICTVWENEEALNGWTSSPAFRDSHRGAGRNEAIVGSSLDKYELLHSRTPDVQAD from the coding sequence ATGCTGGTAGTTACCAATACAATTAAGATCAAGGAAGGGCATGGTGAAGCGCTGGCCTCACGGTTCAGCGCAGATAACGGGGTACAGAGCATCCCCGGATTCATCCGCATGGAGGTGTGGCACGCCGCTCCTAAGGAAGGCGTGGAGGAATTGAAGATCTGCACGGTCTGGGAGAATGAGGAAGCGCTGAACGGCTGGACCTCAAGTCCCGCCTTCCGGGACTCGCACCGAGGTGCCGGCCGGAACGAAGCCATTGTCGGTTCCTCGCTCGACAAGTACGAGCTGCTGCACAGCCGGACTCCCGATGTCCAGGCTGACTAG
- a CDS encoding Ger(x)C family spore germination protein yields the protein MRVQAGAGRAGMLLLCMVLAITMTGCNFKDIDRRIFVVAIGVDSGQVEGKFKVSLKLAIPQGDVTKIDEKMQILTEESDSISEALRRMKSKVEKELDYVHCKSVILGEGLAARDIRHVTDWAVRRRDIQLILNFAVGRPDALAVLMVKPPSERIPSNSLILAMSGQGTESPFISSVYSYQLMRNIYEVGIDPILPIIEAQKKDQFLINKIALFDKNKIQLVLTPDETRLFNLLSRPDLRTNLPAHLGNGMYQYYTESSSPGYRIVTPPEGEPYIRYTIKIRAILEETSTEEMITESMLKKIGQAGEGELNAAVTALLNKIRGSGLDPLGWGLHYGARHWNNDTEMADWERLYPRLQFQVKAKVDIKFSGMIK from the coding sequence ATGAGAGTACAAGCTGGTGCCGGCAGGGCGGGGATGCTGCTGCTGTGCATGGTGTTGGCCATAACAATGACCGGGTGCAATTTCAAGGATATCGACCGGCGGATCTTCGTGGTGGCGATCGGCGTGGATTCCGGCCAGGTGGAAGGGAAATTCAAGGTCAGTCTGAAGCTGGCGATCCCGCAAGGGGATGTTACGAAGATTGACGAGAAGATGCAGATCCTCACCGAAGAATCGGATAGTATCTCCGAGGCGCTCCGTAGAATGAAGTCCAAGGTGGAGAAGGAGCTTGACTATGTGCACTGCAAATCGGTGATTCTGGGTGAAGGTCTTGCCGCCAGGGATATCCGGCATGTAACGGACTGGGCGGTCCGGCGCAGAGACATCCAGCTGATTCTAAATTTTGCCGTGGGCCGGCCCGATGCGCTGGCGGTGCTGATGGTCAAGCCGCCCTCCGAGCGCATTCCGTCCAATTCGCTGATTCTGGCCATGAGCGGGCAAGGAACAGAGTCGCCGTTCATCTCCAGTGTGTACTCCTACCAACTGATGAGGAACATCTATGAGGTGGGGATAGATCCCATCCTGCCGATCATTGAAGCACAGAAGAAGGATCAATTCCTCATTAATAAAATTGCTCTGTTCGATAAGAACAAAATCCAGCTCGTGCTTACACCTGATGAGACCCGGCTGTTTAATCTGTTGTCCCGCCCCGATCTGCGGACGAACCTTCCCGCCCATCTGGGCAATGGAATGTATCAGTACTACACCGAGAGCTCCTCCCCCGGCTACCGGATCGTCACTCCGCCGGAGGGAGAACCGTATATCCGTTACACCATCAAGATCCGTGCGATTCTGGAGGAGACCAGCACAGAGGAGATGATTACCGAATCTATGCTGAAGAAAATTGGACAGGCAGGGGAGGGCGAGCTGAACGCAGCCGTGACTGCATTGCTGAATAAGATCCGGGGCAGCGGCTTGGACCCGCTGGGCTGGGGGCTGCATTATGGTGCACGGCACTGGAATAATGATACGGAGATGGCTGACTGGGAGCGTCTGTATCCGCGGCTGCAATTTCAGGTCAAGGCCAAGGTGGACATTAAATTCTCGGGAATGATCAAATAG